The Moorena producens PAL-8-15-08-1 genomic interval CTACCAATTAAAGATATCAATTCAAGTAGGGTGGGCAAAGTAATCTAATTTAGACTATTCAAAATAATCAAAATTTTTTTTGCCCACCGGACGAGCTAAAAACTGGTGTTTTTTTTGCTACTCCCTTACCGACTAACTATCTGTAGCATCCATAAACTGAAATGGTATGATCTGTGTCTGTCGGAATCAACCTGAGCTTATTGCTCAAACTTCCTTAAGATAGTATCGTCTATGACAACACCATACATCAGCTGAAGCGGCGGCCAAATCACCCCATAAATTTGCTGATTACTTCCCTTTATGCCCATAACTTGACTAGCCCCACCAAAAACAGCTTCTAGTTCTTGTTGATCAAGATCCCTCAGACCATCTTCAGCAGCATTTGACTCCAACAATTGGCCAGTATAGTCTTCAAGCTCCTCTTGGGTGAAGTCATAGCCAGCGCTTTGCACGATTTGGCGACATTCATCTTTACTGTTTACTCCTTGAATTTGGGCACGGAATGCTTGATCAGTGCCTAGCCTTTCGTAGAAGGCTTTAACATTTTCTAAAGACATAGTTTTCTCCTGAAATTA includes:
- a CDS encoding Nif11-like leader peptide family natural product precursor, which translates into the protein MSLENVKAFYERLGTDQAFRAQIQGVNSKDECRQIVQSAGYDFTQEELEDYTGQLLESNAAEDGLRDLDQQELEAVFGGASQVMGIKGSNQQIYGVIWPPLQLMYGVVIDDTILRKFEQ